In Pseudomonadota bacterium, a genomic segment contains:
- a CDS encoding aromatic ring-hydroxylating dioxygenase subunit alpha — MADPVAAERSELLRDVWYFALPGRDLKPGTMRAKTLLGEPLLLGRDQAGAAFALLDVCPHRGMPLSFGRFDGREIECCYHGWRFQPSGRCTAIPSLVEGQAFDASRIKVRSYPAREVQGNIWVFFGADPSGAPDIPVVPDIGERAADLAEAMNFPCAMDHAVVGLMDPAHGPFVHRAWWWRSAASIHEKAKAFQPSPWGFTMLRHAPSTNSRAYRLIGGKPETEISFRLPGVRVEHIRTDKLVVGALTSVTPTEPGMTEINHAIWWTARWLDFVKPMARPYVRAFLRQDRDIMARQAIGLKHVPALMLIDDADTQAKWYYRLKKEYAASRSEGRTFVNPVKPRTLRWRS, encoded by the coding sequence GGGATCTGAAACCGGGCACGATGCGGGCCAAGACGCTTTTAGGCGAGCCTTTGCTGCTGGGCAGAGATCAGGCAGGCGCAGCCTTCGCCCTTTTGGATGTGTGCCCCCACCGCGGCATGCCGCTCAGCTTCGGGCGCTTCGACGGGAGGGAGATCGAATGCTGCTACCACGGCTGGCGGTTCCAGCCCTCCGGCCGCTGCACGGCGATCCCATCCCTGGTCGAAGGCCAGGCCTTCGATGCATCGCGGATCAAGGTCCGCTCCTATCCGGCGCGCGAGGTGCAGGGGAACATCTGGGTGTTCTTCGGTGCCGATCCGTCGGGAGCGCCCGATATCCCGGTCGTGCCCGATATAGGCGAGCGGGCCGCCGACCTCGCCGAGGCGATGAATTTTCCCTGCGCCATGGACCACGCCGTGGTCGGTCTCATGGACCCCGCGCATGGTCCCTTCGTGCATCGCGCCTGGTGGTGGCGCTCGGCCGCCTCCATCCACGAGAAGGCCAAGGCGTTCCAGCCGTCGCCCTGGGGCTTCACCATGCTCAGGCATGCGCCCTCGACCAATAGCCGCGCCTACCGGCTGATCGGCGGCAAGCCCGAGACCGAGATCTCCTTTCGCTTGCCGGGGGTGCGAGTCGAGCACATTCGCACGGACAAACTGGTTGTCGGCGCCTTGACGTCCGTCACGCCGACCGAACCGGGCATGACCGAGATCAATCATGCGATCTGGTGGACGGCGCGTTGGCTGGATTTCGTCAAGCCGATGGCGAGGCCCTATGTGCGGGCGTTCCTCCGCCAGGACCGCGACATCATGGCGAGGCAGGCGATCGGCCTCAAGCACGTGCCGGCGCTGATGCTCATCGATGATGCCGATACCCAGGCGAAATGGTACTACCGCCTGAAGAAGGAATATGCGGCGAGCCGGAGCGAAGGCAGAACCTTTGTCAATCCGGTGAAGCCCAGGACCTTGCGGTGGAGAAGCTAA